The window AAATGACCCTCAAATGCTTTAAAAGAAAGATCATCGGTAGAAAGAATTTTATTCCGGATATCAATTCTTCCTTTCAACTGCCAGGCCTGGAACTTCCGGAAGCTCAGCACGCCTACACTCACTCCCAGATTGACGCTGATGCGGTCACTGAAATCAAGACGATAGGAGGTGTCTTCCGCAGCAAGTTGCTTCTTGTCCTCCAGCAATTCATTGAGGTCAAGATTATTTGAAAGCAGCGTCGCCTCGCCTCTCAGCATTTCTCCGGAGGATAACAGGAAGGCATATACGTTATCAAAGTACCCGTTGAGTTTTAAATCACTGCCGGCCGCCTTTCCCGTGAGGTTGGTCAGCTGTAATCGGTTGCCTTGTAACACCAACCCGCCGTTGAAATCCGTGAAAAGAATTTCCCGTTGCTTCAGTTTAAAGCTCACATTAGTAGCTTGAATAGTTCCTTCAGAAATCCAGCTCCCTGAATCCTTCGTGCGGCCCTTCACTTTCGCATTCACCATCAGCTCGCCACTCATGGAAGCCAGGGTATCCGGCATATAAAAGCGACTCAATACTTCGAGGTTGACCTTACTTTTTGCAATGAGATTCATATAGGGATTGGAAAAATCTTCCAGTAAAAAAGAAAGACTTAAGGGTTGACCCTCCAGCACCGCATCCAGATTATTTAATGACAATCGTTCTACCGGTCGACCTTTGGAAATGCGGTTGGTATAACTTCCCTTGAAGCGAATATTTTTCAAAGTGTAGGATGTTCCCACAGGAGATAGTGATGCCTGATTGGTACTGAATGCAGCCACGATCAATGCTTTATTTCTTCCGCCTGTCTCTCCTGAAATATGAAGGTCGAAATTCACCTTGCCCTCGTAATCATAGTTCTTCAGTTTCTCCGTATAAACTCCCGGAATGAGGGACAACAATTCCTCTAAACCGGCATCCTTACTTTTAACTTTAAGATCGAGTGTGGCTCCTTCTTTATCATCTCTAATAAATCCATCAACACCGAGATCCAGTGCGGCTACACGAATGGAACTTTCACGAATCGTATACATTCCGGAAGCGGCATTTACCTCCACCAGCACTTTCAATGTGGTGAGCTTATTGTTGATGTAATTGACCTCATCCAGCAAAAAACGTTCTACGAACAATGCACCTTCGCCGGAAAGCGTGTAATTGTCATTGCTGAATAATCCTTTCAAATTCATGTCCTCCGCCCGGAAGGAGTAATCTTTAGCTCCGGGTTGATTCAGGTAACGAATGCTTGTATTTTTCAATACAATTTCCTCCAGTTCGAGGTTGAATGCGCGATTATCGCCTTTCTGTTCTTTGAAGATGCTGTAATTGTTTTTACCATTTTTATCCACGATCAATACACAAACCGCTTCTTCAATACTGATACGCTTCAACCGGATATTCTCCTTGAACACATCAAACCAGCTGAACTGAAAGTAAATGTGCTTTGCTTCCAATAGCGGATCCGCATACCCGGTGATTTTCGAACCTTTAGTGCTCACGTCTGATAAATCAACCGTAGCATAGGGGAATTTCCGGAGCAGTGAGAAGTCGATGGTCTTTACACTTACGGGGACAGTCAGGTAGTTATTGATTTGCTTTACGGCAAGCTCCTTCATTTTCGGACCGAGCAGCCAGGCAAGAACAGAAATCAGCAATAAAAACCCTGCAATGGATGCTAAAACGATAAGCAGAATTTTCTTCGGGCGATTCACAGTGCAAAAGTAAGGGCTAAGTACCATAAAGAAATATAAGGTACTTTATTGTTCATCAACAATGAAATTCACAATTTAAAAACTAATATACTCCAGTGGATTCACAGGACTGCCATTGTACCAGAGTTCAAAATGTAAATGAGGACCGGTACTGAACTCTCCCGTATTTCCAATGATGGCGATGACTTCTCCTGCCTTCACATAATCACCAACAGATTTCAGCAGGGCGGAATTATGTTTATAGAGCGTGAAAATATTATTCGTATGCTGCACACCTATGACATAACCGGTTTCAGAGGTGAAGCTCGATATGACTACTGTGCCATCGAGACTTGATTTTATTACTTCATTGGGTCCGGCAACGATGTCGATGCCAAAATGCTTTTGTACCGGATTAAATTTAGTGGTGATACTTCCTTTGAGCGGTGTAAAAAATGCAATACTTCCAATTCCGGTAGAAAAGGATCTCTCATTCGATTCATTGAGTTCGAAACGATCGGCTCCTTCCATTTGGAGGCGCATCAGGGAATCCTCCTCAGATTTATCCAGTTTTCGTAAGGTATCATTCAGGGCAGATTCCGAAAAATTCTTTACCGGCTGAGTGGTATCCACCTTATCATTCAACACATTCAGCAGGTTTGCCAAATATGCCTCCTGAGCATTAAGCTGATTTTCAACGGAATCCGTCTTCAAAGCAACCGCGACGAGGTTCCTTCGAATGGTAACATCTGTATAGCCGGGGATATATTCCCGCAAGGGCGTAAATGCAATCAGGTACAAAGTCAGGGTAATCAAACTCAGGGCAAAGGTCCCGCCGAACACGATAATGTTCATGGGTGTCAAGCGAATAGAGAACTTTTCTTCCAGCGTTTGGTCGTTCATGACCACCAGCCTGAACTTGTTCTGTAAATTCCTGACAATCTTTCTCCTTCTCGCTTTCGGACTCGACATACCGGCAAATATCGTAAAACTTACAAGTTTGAGCTGCTCCCTGTAACCTGCCATAGGGTTTGGTGGTTAAAAACAGGTGATGAGCTACCCACAGGAGAATGAAAACACGCAGAAAATCAGCTCTGCATACGGTCATTTCCTATATTTGCCTGTCTATACTAAAACCTGAAATTTTCAGTTAATACTGAATATCCCGACGCTATCCATCTGTGAATAAACTTCGATTTAGTCTGTTGTTTGTACTTACCGCGATCATTTTTTGGTCATGCAGCGTGCGAAAAAATAATATAGTAAGTCGCACCTATCACGGTACTACCACCCATTATAATTTTTATTTTAATGGTCGTGAGCGCATGAAACAAGGTGCGGCTACACTTGCAGATGCACATGAAGATAAATACGATCGGGTACTCTCTATCTTCAAGATTGCTGATCTGAACAAGGCGAAGGCCGTCTTTCCTGATTTTGATGAGGCGATAAAAAAAGTTTCTATTGCGATCACCCGTCACTCGATGATCGTAAAAGGGAAGAAGGATCGAAAACTTGCAGAGCGCAACCCCTGGATTCCGGAGTGCTATATGGTGGTGGGGCAGAGTCAGTTTTATAAACATGATTTCTGGTCTTCCATTGAGACTTTTCAATACATCAGTTCGGAATATAAGGATGATGAAATACGCCCGGAAGCCTTGCTCTGGCTGACACGGTCCTATCTTGAGTTGGGGAAAACAACGGATGCAGAATATCTTCTTGACTTCCTCAAAGCCGATAAAAAATTTCCCGTTAAGTTAAAAGGATTTTACAATGCCGTATTGGCACAATACCATCTCATCCGTAATGATATTCCCCGCGCCATGGATGCCTTGCAAATGGCCGCCTCCACGAGCAAGAAGAAAGATGATCGTTCGCGTTATTATTTCATCCTCGGACAATTGTACCAGCGTTCTGATTCCTTGAACAAAGCCTTTGCATCCTATGAAAAAGTGCTCAAGCTGAATCCTCCCTATGAAATGGCGTTTAATGCCAGAATCAACAGAGCACGTTGTTACGATACCGGTAGTGGCAATGCGTCCATCGTAAAAAGGGAATTGCAGAAAATGTTGAAGGACGAGAAAAACAAGGAATACAGAGATCAGCTTTATTATGCGCTCGCCGGTGTTGCTTCTCAGGAAAAGAATGAACCCCTTGCTGTTGATTTACTCAATCAATCGCTCAGGGCCTCTACTTCGAATACCACACAAAAAGCGTTGAGTTACTTAGAGCTTGGGAATATTTACCTCAAGCGCCCCGAGTATTTACCTGCTGCTGCTTATTATGATAGTTGCCTGACCAATCTTACCAATGATCATCCGGATTACTTCGATATACAAGCTAAGCGCAATAGTTTAGAGCGACTGGTGAGTAATCTGAAGGTCATCATGAAGGAAGATAGCTTACAACGATTGATGGCGATGTCTCCGTCGGAGCGCGAAGCGATGATTGGCAGTTTGGTAGAAGCTGAAGATGCAGAGAAGGAACGCGTGAAGAAAGAACAGGA of the Bacteroidota bacterium genome contains:
- a CDS encoding M23 family metallopeptidase; its protein translation is MSSPKARRRKIVRNLQNKFRLVVMNDQTLEEKFSIRLTPMNIIVFGGTFALSLITLTLYLIAFTPLREYIPGYTDVTIRRNLVAVALKTDSVENQLNAQEAYLANLLNVLNDKVDTTQPVKNFSESALNDTLRKLDKSEEDSLMRLQMEGADRFELNESNERSFSTGIGSIAFFTPLKGSITTKFNPVQKHFGIDIVAGPNEVIKSSLDGTVVISSFTSETGYVIGVQHTNNIFTLYKHNSALLKSVGDYVKAGEVIAIIGNTGEFSTGPHLHFELWYNGSPVNPLEYISF
- a CDS encoding tetratricopeptide repeat protein, with translation MNKLRFSLLFVLTAIIFWSCSVRKNNIVSRTYHGTTTHYNFYFNGRERMKQGAATLADAHEDKYDRVLSIFKIADLNKAKAVFPDFDEAIKKVSIAITRHSMIVKGKKDRKLAERNPWIPECYMVVGQSQFYKHDFWSSIETFQYISSEYKDDEIRPEALLWLTRSYLELGKTTDAEYLLDFLKADKKFPVKLKGFYNAVLAQYHLIRNDIPRAMDALQMAASTSKKKDDRSRYYFILGQLYQRSDSLNKAFASYEKVLKLNPPYEMAFNARINRARCYDTGSGNASIVKRELQKMLKDEKNKEYRDQLYYALAGVASQEKNEPLAVDLLNQSLRASTSNTTQKALSYLELGNIYLKRPEYLPAAAYYDSCLTNLTNDHPDYFDIQAKRNSLERLVSNLKVIMKEDSLQRLMAMSPSEREAMIGSLVEAEDAEKERVKKEQEDQQRLEELEIKEEKDLKSQPRALNAPATAAQGAWYFYNQSAISFGYSEFVKRWGSRKQEDNWRRSEKEMTIGEM